The following coding sequences are from one Panicum hallii strain FIL2 chromosome 5, PHallii_v3.1, whole genome shotgun sequence window:
- the LOC112893374 gene encoding uncharacterized protein LOC112893374, whose product MVKGRPKPTPVNAPAEVVFDPSASGARKPRRPGAPSASNEWHSFMGSSLSDMYRKPVLEESADTSDDEPDIDIGKLLKDVELFGASSFKERKKIENRKVVELGGKAVKKHRIPLSVAKPALKNQKKRELKKIEEEKLLGIFRKRDKNSKAQKTRPEDRVLRATEGHFKNGILDVKHLLSAPKPSGRDAPEPKMRKGKHKGKGKQKGGRGKRR is encoded by the exons ATGGTGAAGGGGAGGCCGAAGCCGACGCCAGTCAACGCGCCGGCCGAGGTGGTCTTCGACCCATCGGCCTCCGGCGCCCGGAAGCCCCGCCGCCCCGGGGCGCCGTCCGCCAGCAATGAGTGGCACAGCTTCATG GGATCGAGTCTCTCGGACATGTATCGGAAGCCAGTTTTGGAGGAATCTGCGGACACATCTGACGATGAGCCTGACATTGATATTGGGAAGCTGTTGAAAGATGTTGAGCTCTTTG GTGCATCTTCATTTAAGGAGCGGAAGAAAATCGAGAACCGTAAAGTGGTCGAATTGGGTGGAAAG GCCGTTAAGAAACACCGCATACCTTTAAGTGTAGCGAAGCCAGCTCTTAAGAATCAGAAGAAAAGAGAGTTGAAGAAAATTGAAGAG GAAAAGCTACTTGGGATTTTTAGGAAGCGAGACAAGAATAGCAAAGCTCAGAAGACCAGACCGGAGGACCGAGTTCTCAGGGCCACGGAAGGACACTTCAAGAATGGTATACTAGACGTGAAGCATCTTCTGTCGGCACCAAAACCATCAGGCAGGGATGCACCGGAGCCAAAGATGAGAAAGGGCAAGCACAAGGGAAAGGGGAAACAGAAGGGAGGCAGAGGAAAGAGGCGTTGA
- the LOC112893373 gene encoding mitochondrial carrier protein MTM1-like isoform X2: MEQASGSGPPPPPAPAAERDMGFAERSLAAAGAAVVSAILVNPLDVAKTRLQAQAAGVVYNPIWSDFRCYPSCSTGGINGFGPSCSPECFQYRGTMDVFSKVTRQEGLFRLWRGTGASLALAVPTVGIYLPSYDLLRNWIEEYSDHNFPQLRPYAPLISGSIARSLACITCSPIELARTRMQAFKESNVGGKPPGMWKTLLGVLSSRQSISSPENFRGYHLLWTGLGAQLARDVPFSAICWTVLEPTRRHLTGLVGDKSNAAVILGANFSAGFIAGVISAGATCPLDVAKTRRQIEDPERILNMNTRRILLEVWRKEGINGLFRGAGPRMGRAGPSVGIVVSSYEVVKHILHRKHAQL, translated from the exons ATGGAGCAAGCCTCGGGGTCGgggccccctccgccgccggcgcccgcggccgagcGAGACATGGGCTTCGCCGAGCGCTCcctcgcggcggccggcgcggccgtCGTGTCCGCCATCCTCGTCAACCCCCTCGACGTCGCCAAG ACTAGGTTGCAAGCGCAAGCTGCTGGAGTTGTCTATAATCCT ATATGGTCAGATTTTAGGTGCTATCCATCATGCAGCACTGGTGGGATCAATGGTTTTGGCCCATCTTGCAGTCCTGAATGCTTTCAGTACAGGGGAACTATGGACGTGTTCTCTAAAGTTACTAGACAG GAAGGATTATTTAGACTATGGAGAGGTACTGGTGCAAGCCTAGCATTGGCCGTGCCAACG GTTGGAATATATCTACCTTCTTATGATTTATTGCGCAACTGGATTGAAGAATACTCGGATCATAATTTTCCACAACTAAGGCCATATGCCCCTCTTATTTCGGGCTCTATTGCACGATCTCTGGCATGCATAACTTGTTCGCCTATTGAATTAGCAAGGACACGTATGCAG gCCTTTAAAGAATCAAATGTTGGAGGGAAACCCCCTGGAATGTGGAAGACTTTGCTTGGTGTGCTTTCATcgagacaaagcatcagtaGCCCTGAAAACT TTCGGGGATACCACCTCCTATGGACTGGTCTAGGAGCACAACTAGCACGTGATGTCCCCTTCTCAGCTATATGTTGGACAGTTCTTGAACCA ACTAGAAGACACTTGACAGGATTAGTTGGTGACAAAAGCAATGCAGCAGTTATATTGGGGGCAAACTTTTCAGCAGGATTCATTGCTGGGGTTATCTCTGCTGGTGCTACCTGCCCTCTTGATGTTGCCAAGACACGCAGACAAATAGAG GATCCTGAAAGGATATTAAACATGAACACAAGGCGCATATTGTTGGAGGTTTGGAG GAAGGAAGGTATCAACGGTCTGTTCAGGGGTGCAGGCCCTCGTATGGGACGCGCAGGGCCTTCGGTGGGCATCGTCGTCTCCTCTTATGAGGTTGTGAAGCACATCTTGCACAGAAAACATGCGCAGCTATGA
- the LOC112893373 gene encoding mitochondrial carrier protein MTM1-like isoform X1: MEQASGSGPPPPPAPAAERDMGFAERSLAAAGAAVVSAILVNPLDVAKTRLQAQAAGVVYNPIWSDFRCYPSCSTGGINGFGPSCSPECFQYRGTMDVFSKVTRQEGLFRLWRGTGASLALAVPTVGIYLPSYDLLRNWIEEYSDHNFPQLRPYAPLISGSIARSLACITCSPIELARTRMQAFKESNVGGKPPGMWKTLLGVLSSRQSISSPENFRGYHLLWTGLGAQLARDVPFSAICWTVLEPTRRHLTGLVGDKSNAAVILGANFSAGFIAGVISAGATCPLDVAKTRRQIEKDPERILNMNTRRILLEVWRKEGINGLFRGAGPRMGRAGPSVGIVVSSYEVVKHILHRKHAQL; encoded by the exons ATGGAGCAAGCCTCGGGGTCGgggccccctccgccgccggcgcccgcggccgagcGAGACATGGGCTTCGCCGAGCGCTCcctcgcggcggccggcgcggccgtCGTGTCCGCCATCCTCGTCAACCCCCTCGACGTCGCCAAG ACTAGGTTGCAAGCGCAAGCTGCTGGAGTTGTCTATAATCCT ATATGGTCAGATTTTAGGTGCTATCCATCATGCAGCACTGGTGGGATCAATGGTTTTGGCCCATCTTGCAGTCCTGAATGCTTTCAGTACAGGGGAACTATGGACGTGTTCTCTAAAGTTACTAGACAG GAAGGATTATTTAGACTATGGAGAGGTACTGGTGCAAGCCTAGCATTGGCCGTGCCAACG GTTGGAATATATCTACCTTCTTATGATTTATTGCGCAACTGGATTGAAGAATACTCGGATCATAATTTTCCACAACTAAGGCCATATGCCCCTCTTATTTCGGGCTCTATTGCACGATCTCTGGCATGCATAACTTGTTCGCCTATTGAATTAGCAAGGACACGTATGCAG gCCTTTAAAGAATCAAATGTTGGAGGGAAACCCCCTGGAATGTGGAAGACTTTGCTTGGTGTGCTTTCATcgagacaaagcatcagtaGCCCTGAAAACT TTCGGGGATACCACCTCCTATGGACTGGTCTAGGAGCACAACTAGCACGTGATGTCCCCTTCTCAGCTATATGTTGGACAGTTCTTGAACCA ACTAGAAGACACTTGACAGGATTAGTTGGTGACAAAAGCAATGCAGCAGTTATATTGGGGGCAAACTTTTCAGCAGGATTCATTGCTGGGGTTATCTCTGCTGGTGCTACCTGCCCTCTTGATGTTGCCAAGACACGCAGACAAATAGAG AAGGATCCTGAAAGGATATTAAACATGAACACAAGGCGCATATTGTTGGAGGTTTGGAG GAAGGAAGGTATCAACGGTCTGTTCAGGGGTGCAGGCCCTCGTATGGGACGCGCAGGGCCTTCGGTGGGCATCGTCGTCTCCTCTTATGAGGTTGTGAAGCACATCTTGCACAGAAAACATGCGCAGCTATGA
- the LOC112893372 gene encoding indole-3-pyruvate monooxygenase YUCCA2-like: MDRFAEIEGKRAHDPLYSPRRAARATATGFPVGEHGEVFAGPLIVGAGPAGLAVAACLTMRRVPYALLERHGCIASLWRHRTYRRLRLHLPKRYCELPLMPFPVSYPEYPTREQFLDYLEEYLRTFGIRPFFRQEVVSAEFDGEFWCVRTKEVVAAAIDGAQQEAVLSTATREYRSKWLVVATGENADPVLPEIDGLDGFKGQVMHSCDYRSGEPYQGSKVLVVGCGNSGMEVSLDLSNHNVHTSMVVRDTVHVLPREIMGLSTFRLSLWLLMCLSVQTVDRLLLLLTRFVLGDTARLGIPRPSMGPMELKKVCGKTPVLDVGTIAKIKSGDIKVLPGIQSFSEHGVEFIDGKTEDFDVVILATGYKSNVPYWLKENEFFSEKDGFPRKPNECKGKNGLYAAGFSRRGLLGVSIDATKIADDIAQCWKDIGYEKHKTK, translated from the exons ATGGACCGCTTCGCCGAGATCGAAGGCAAGAGGGCGCACGACCCGCTCTAcagcccgcgccgcgccgcgagGGCCACGGCCACCGGCTTCCCCGTCGGCGAGCACGGGGAGGTGTTCGCGGGGCCGCTGATCGTCGGCGCGGGGCCCGCGGGGCTGGCGGTGGCCGCCTGCCTCACCATGCGCCGCGTGCCGTACGCGCTGCTCGAGCGCCACGGCTGCATCGCCTCGCTCTGGCGCCACCGCACGtaccgccgcctccgcctgcaCCTGCCCAAGCGCTACTGCGAGTTGCCGCTCATGCCCTTCCCGGTCAGCTACCCCGAGTACCCCACCAGGGAGCAGTTCCTCGACTACCTCGAGGAGTACCTCCGCACCTTCGGCATCCGCCCCTTCTTCCGCCAGGAGGTCGTCAGCGCCGAGTTCGACGGCGAGTTCTGGTGCGTGCGCACCAAGGAGGTCGTCGCGGCCGCCATCGACGGCGCCCAGCAGGAGGCCGTCCTCAGCACCGCCACCAGGGAGTACCGCTCCAAATGGCTCGTCGTCGCCACGGGCGAGAACGCCGACCCCGTCCTGCCGGAGATCGACGGCCTCGACGGCTTCAAGGGCCAGGTGATGCACTCGTGCGACTACCGCAGCGGCGAGCCCTACCAGGGCAGCAAGGTGCTCGTCGTCGGCTGCGGCAACTCCGGCATGGAGGTGTCCCTCGACCTCTCCAACCACAATGTGCACACCTCCATGGTTGTGCGTGACACG GTGCACGTTCTTCCAAGAGAGATTATGGGGCTCTCAACTTTTAGGTTGTCCTTGTGGCTCCTCATGTGCCTGTCGGTCCAGACAGTGGatcggctcctcctcctgctcacACGGTTCGTGCTAGGCGATACTGCACGCCTTGGCATTCCTCGACCTAGCATGGGTCCGATGGAGCTAAAGAAAGTTTGCGGGAAGACACCAGTGCTTGATGTGGGGACTATTGCCAAGATCAAGTCTGGAGACATCAAA GTGCTTCCAGGAATACAGAGTTTCAGTGAACACGGTGTGGAGTTTATCGACGGCAAGACCGAAGATTTTGATGTTGTGATTCTTGCCACTGGTTACAAAAGCAATGTTCCTTATTGGTTGAAG GAGAATGAATTTTTCTCTGAGAAAGATGGATTTCCACGTAAACCAAATGAATGTAAAGGAAAGAATGGCCTCTACGCGGCTGGATTCTCAAGACGTGGACTCCTTGGCGTGTCCATAGATGCCACGAAGATTGCCGATGACATTGCACAGTGTTGGAAGGACATAGGGTACGAAAAGCACAAGACCAAATGA